A single region of the Neodiprion pinetum isolate iyNeoPine1 chromosome 5, iyNeoPine1.2, whole genome shotgun sequence genome encodes:
- the Uba1 gene encoding ubiquitin-like modifier-activating enzyme 1, which translates to MSSAEVVESSVDPPAKKRRVAAATTGGAENPTAIVEMAKNGSTSRAPAEIDEGLYSRQLYVLGHDAMRRMASSDVLISGLGGLGVEIAKNVILGGVKSVTLHDDTVCQITDLGSQFYLTESDVGKNRAEACSYHLSELNNYVPTRHYAGPLSKEYIKNFKVIVLTNTSLSEQLRISEITHANNIALIIAETRGLFSQVFCDFGPSFTVVDTNGEPPISAMVASISRDVEGIVTCLDDSRHGMEDGDYVTFSEIQGTTELNGCEPKKIKVLGPYTFSIGDTTKYSEYIRGGIVTQVKMPKTLEFKPLKVALKEPEFLITDFGKFDYPEQLHLAFTTLHKYIETKGRLPRPWNQEDAQEFVAVAKSVKEDGGNDIEINVELLETFAKVSAGDLNPMNATIGGVVAQEVMKACSGKFSPIFQWLYFDAIECLPADKSELSEEDACPTGTRYDSQVAVFGRKFQSKIGALKYFVVGAGAIGCELLKNFAMMGVGAENGCVTVTDMDLIEKSNLNRQFLFRPTDVQRSKASTAARVIKGMNPNMKVIAHENRVGPETEKTYNDEFFEVLDGVANALDNVDARIYMDRRCVYYRKPLLESGTLGTKGNTQVVVPFLTESYSSSQDPPEKSIPICTLKNFPNAIEHTLQWARDTFEGLFKQAAESAAQHISDPLFIERTLKLPGVQPLEVLEAVKTALIDERPRSFTDCVAWARCHWQEQYSNQIRQLLFNFPPDQVTTSGQPFWSGPKRCPVPLTFDLNDPLHLDYIIATANLKAAVYGISPIRNRHEIASIVSQIKVPDFVPKSGVKIAETDSQVQVSNGSGNVDHDRLNQLQEELANAEGLDGLVIHPQEFEKDDDTNFHIDFIVAASNLRAANYKIPQADRHKSKLIAGKIIPAIATTTSVVAGLVCLELIKLARGVTDLSIYKNGFVNLALPFFGFSEPIAAPKLKYYDTEWTLWDRFEVKGELTLKEFLDYFKEKHNLEVTMLSQGVCMLYSFFMAKAKCQERMGLPMSEVVKKVSKKKLEPHVRALVFELCCNDSDGNDVEVPYVRYTLP; encoded by the coding sequence ATGTCTAGTGCTGAGGTGGTGGAGAGCTCCGTTGACCCCCCAGCCAAGAAGCGACGCGTTGCTGCTGCGACTACGGGAGGAGCCGAGAACCCCACGGCGATTGTAGAGATGGCGAAAAATGGCTCGACTTCCCGCGCACCGGCCGAAATCGACGAGGGACTTTACTCCCGTCAGCTGTACGTCCTCGGGCACGATGCCATGCGCCGAATGGCGTCTTCGGACGTTCTGATATCGGGCCTCGGCGGCCTGGGTGTAGAAATTGCGAAGAACGTTATCCTCGGCGGCGTAAAGTCCGTGACCTTGCACGACGACACCGTCTGTCAAATAACCGACCTCGGCTCTCAGTTTTACCTGACCGAGTCTGACGTCGGAAAGAATCGCGCCGAGGCTTGCAGCTACCATTTATCCGAGCTGAATAATTACGTCCCGACTCGTCACTATGCCGGCCCCTTGTCCAAggaatatattaaaaatttcaaggtcATTGTCCTCACAAACACATCACTTTCCGAGCAACTACGCATATCTGAAATAACCCACGCCAATAATATCGCTCTGATCATCGCCGAGACTCGTGGTCTGTTCTCCCAAGTCTTCTGCGACTTTGGCCCTTCTTTCACCGTCGTAGATACCAACGGTGAACCTCCGATCAGCGCCATGGTAGCCAGTATATCCAGGGACGTCGAGGGTATTGTGACCTGCCTCGACGACAGCAGGCACGGCATGGAGGATGGAGATTACGTCACCTTTTCCGAAATCCAAGGCACCACGGAGCTCAACGGCTGTGAACCCAAGAAGATCAAGGTGCTCGGCCCGTACACGTTCAGCATCGGAGATACCACAAAGTACTCGGAGTACATTAGAGGCGGTATTGTGACTCAGGTGAAAATGCCAAAAACATTGGAATTCAAGCCACTCAAAGTGGCTCTGAAGGAGCCGGAGTTCCTCATCACTGATTTTGGCAAGTTTGACTATCCGGAACAACTGCATCTTGCCTTTACCACACTGCACAAATACATTGAGACTAAAGGACGCCTTCCTCGCCCTTGGAATCAAGAAGATGCCCAGGAATTTGTAGCTGTTGCTAAATCGGTGAAGGAAGATGGTGGAAACGACATTGAGATTAACGTTGAGCTGCTAGAAACTTTTGCCAAAGTTTCCGCCGGAGATTTGAATCCCATGAATGCAACGATCGGAGGTGTAGTTGCTCAAGAAGTCATGAAAGCTTGCTCCGGAAAGTTTTCCCCAATTTTCCAGTGGCTCTACTTCGATGCCATCGAATGCCTGCCCGCTGATAAGTCGGAATTATCAGAGGAGGATGCCTGTCCAACCGGGACTCGTTACGATTCTCAAGTTGCCGTGTTTGGGAGAAAATTCCAATCGAAAATTGGGGCGCTCAAGTACTTTGTCGTTGGAGCTGGCGCAATTGGCTGTGAATTGCTAAAGAATTTTGCCATGATGGGTGTTGGTGCGGAAAATGGCTGCGTCACCGTGACTGATATGGACttaattgaaaaatccaaCTTGAATAgacaatttttgttcagaCCTACGGACGTTCAAAGATCCAAGGCTTCTACCGCTGCACGAGTAATTAAAGGCATGAATCCTAACATGAAGGTGATTGCCCATGAGAATAGAGTTGGACCAGAGACTGAGAAAACTTACAACGACGAGTTTTTTGAAGTACTCGATGGAGTCGCCAATGCCTTGGACAATGTGGATGCCAGAATTTACATGGACCGAAGATGTGTGTATTACCGAAAACCACTGCTTGAATCCGGAACCCTGGGAACCAAGGGAAACACTCAAGTTGTTGTGCCGTTCCTAACGGAGTCTTACAGTTCGTCTCAAGACCCTCCGGAGAAGAGCATCCCAATTTGTACTTTAAAGAATTTTCCGAATGCCATTGAACACACTTTGCAGTGGGCCAGAGACACCTTCGAAGGACTATTCAAACAGGCTGCGGAGAGCGCAGCTCAGCACATCTCCGATCCTCTATTTATCGAGAGGACTCTGAAGCTGCCTGGTGTTCAGCCCTTGGAAGTCCTGGAAGCTGTTAAAACAGCTTTAATAGACGAGAGACCAAGATCTTTTACGGACTGTGTAGCGTGGGCTCGCTGCCACTGGCAAGAACAGTACAGCAACCAAATTAGACAGCTGTTGTTCAACTTCCCCCCTGACCAAGTGACCACCAGCGGTCAACCGTTTTGGTCAGGTCCCAAACGATGCCCGGTACCACTGacattcgatttgaatgatcCCTTGCATTTGGACTATATCATTGCCACGGCAAATTTGAAAGCAGCAGTTTATGGGATATCCCCTATCCGCAACCGCCATGAAATTGCAAGCATTGTATCGCAAATCAAAGTACCAGACTTTGTACCCAAGTCAGGTGTGAAAATCGCAGAGACTGATTCTCAGGTTCAGGTTTCCAATGGAAGTGGAAATGTGGATCACGATAGGCTGAACCAGCTGCAAGAAGAGCTGGCAAACGCCGAAGGACTCGACGGACTCGTCATTCACCCACAAGAGTTTGAGAAGGACGATGACACCAACTTCCATATCGACTTCATTGTAGCAGCCTCAAATCTTCGTGCAGCAAACTACAAAATCCCACAGGCGGATAGGCATAAAAGCAAGTTGATTGCTGGGAAAATTATACCTGCTATTGCAACAACAACATCCGTCGTTGCCGGACTCGTATGCCTCGAACTTATCAAGCTAGCCCGAGGTGTTACAGACCTATCGATATACAAGAACGGATTCGTCAATCTTGCTCTACCTTTCTTTGGATTTTCCGAGCCGATTGCTGCTCCAAAATTGAAGTATTACGATACGGAATGGACTTTGTGGGACCGCTTTGAAGTAAAGGGAGAATTAACTCTGAAAGAATTCTTGGATTACTTCAAAGAAAAGCATAATCTTGAGGTCACAATGTTATCACAGGGAGTTTGTATGctctattcatttttcatggCAAAAGCAAAGTGCCAAGAGAGAATGGGCTTGCCTATGTCGGAGGTAGTCAAAAAGGTTTCTAAGAAGAAACTCGAGCCCCATGTACGTGCTTTGGTTTTTGAACTCTGCTGCAATGATAGTGATGGCAACGACGTCGAGGTCCCCTACGTACGTTACACACTGCCCTGA